A genomic region of uncultured Roseibium sp. contains the following coding sequences:
- a CDS encoding ROK family protein translates to MRLGIDWGGTKIEIIALSQDGQELFRQRVDTPRDDYQGCLEAVKFLVDAAEAATGRTGTLGLGIPGSLSPRSGLVKNANSTWMNGKPLDKDLEKVVGRPVRIQNDANCLAVSEATDGAGAGAHVVHAIIIGTGSGSGIAIDAKAHLGANGIGGEWGAITVPWLSAGEFPGPDSWIGHKGVIDRWCSGTGFQLDYKEKTGTLLKGHEIMALKRSGDPVAGEIYEAYVSRLARSLAMSANLLDPDVFVLGGGMSNIEELYADLPPAMAPYIFSDTFDTPIRKAVHGDSSGVRGAAWLWN, encoded by the coding sequence ATGCGGCTTGGGATAGACTGGGGCGGCACCAAGATAGAAATCATTGCCTTGTCGCAGGACGGGCAAGAGCTTTTCCGGCAACGCGTCGACACGCCGCGTGACGACTACCAGGGCTGTCTTGAGGCCGTAAAGTTTCTGGTCGATGCCGCCGAGGCCGCAACGGGTCGGACAGGCACACTCGGGCTCGGCATTCCCGGTTCGCTGTCGCCCAGGTCGGGGCTCGTCAAGAACGCGAACTCGACGTGGATGAACGGCAAACCGCTCGACAAGGACCTGGAAAAGGTGGTCGGCAGGCCGGTTCGCATTCAGAATGATGCCAATTGCCTGGCCGTCTCCGAGGCAACCGACGGCGCCGGCGCCGGTGCGCATGTCGTGCATGCGATCATTATCGGAACCGGAAGCGGTTCCGGTATCGCCATCGACGCAAAGGCGCATCTGGGCGCCAACGGTATCGGCGGTGAATGGGGAGCGATCACCGTGCCCTGGCTGTCTGCCGGGGAGTTTCCGGGACCCGACAGCTGGATCGGCCACAAGGGCGTCATCGACCGCTGGTGCTCGGGCACCGGTTTTCAGCTCGACTACAAGGAAAAGACCGGCACCTTGCTGAAGGGCCACGAAATCATGGCGCTCAAGCGTAGCGGTGACCCGGTGGCAGGCGAGATCTACGAAGCCTATGTCAGCCGCCTCGCCCGCTCGCTCGCCATGTCTGCAAACCTGCTGGACCCCGATGTGTTCGTTCTGGGCGGCGGCATGTCGAACATCGAGGAACTTTATGCCGATCTGCCGCCTGCGATGGCCCCGTACATATTCTCCGATACGTTCGACACGCCCATCCGCAAGGCGGTTCATGGTGACAGTTCGGGCGTACGCGGCGCGGCCTGGCTCTGGAACTGA
- a CDS encoding pirin family protein yields the protein MSWLNSPDPIPGVATSCDPIDTIIVPRTSDLGGFSVRRALPSAKRRMVGPFIFFDQMGPAELLVGGGIDVRPHPHIGLATVTYLFEGEMYHRDSLGTEIAIAPGALNWMSAGKGIVHSERERPERMTEKRPLFGLQSWVALPKHMEEGDPTFQHHGTDEQPEFADNGASVKLIAGSLYGHTAPVKTASDMFYADIALEPGAKVPLDAGWEERGLYTISGQITIAGQAFDPAQLLVFKPGDHLVIENNTPHPARFVVLGGEPMDSNRYIWWNFVSSSKERIEQAKEDWKQGRFDTVPGDAEEFIPLPDRRGP from the coding sequence ATGAGCTGGTTGAACAGTCCGGATCCCATACCCGGTGTCGCAACGAGTTGCGATCCCATCGACACGATCATCGTACCGCGCACGTCCGATCTCGGTGGCTTTTCGGTTCGCAGGGCCCTGCCCTCGGCGAAACGCCGGATGGTCGGGCCTTTCATTTTCTTCGATCAGATGGGACCGGCTGAGCTTCTGGTCGGCGGCGGCATAGACGTGCGCCCGCACCCGCATATCGGATTGGCGACAGTCACCTATCTCTTCGAAGGGGAAATGTATCACCGCGACAGCCTCGGCACGGAAATCGCGATTGCCCCGGGCGCACTCAACTGGATGAGCGCCGGCAAGGGCATCGTGCACTCAGAGCGCGAGCGGCCGGAGCGCATGACCGAAAAACGGCCCTTGTTCGGATTGCAGAGCTGGGTCGCTCTGCCGAAGCACATGGAAGAAGGTGATCCGACGTTCCAGCACCATGGCACGGATGAACAGCCGGAGTTCGCGGACAATGGTGCATCGGTCAAACTGATCGCCGGCAGCCTTTACGGGCACACGGCCCCGGTGAAAACGGCGTCGGACATGTTCTATGCCGACATAGCCCTGGAACCGGGTGCGAAAGTTCCGCTCGACGCCGGATGGGAAGAGCGTGGCCTTTACACGATCTCCGGCCAGATAACGATCGCCGGCCAGGCGTTCGACCCGGCGCAGCTGCTGGTCTTCAAACCGGGCGATCATCTCGTCATCGAGAACAACACGCCCCATCCGGCGCGCTTCGTTGTTCTGGGCGGCGAACCGATGGACAGCAACCGTTACATCTGGTGGAACTTCGTTTCCTCCTCGAAAGAACGGATCGAACAGGCCAAGGAAGACTGGAAACAGGGCCGCTTCGACACGGTTCCGGGCGATGCGGAAGAATTCATCCCTCTCCCCGACCGGCGCGGGCCCTGA
- a CDS encoding DNA topology modulation protein FlaR — MKRVMIVGGPGSGKSTLARRLGDLTGLPVFHMDKIHWRAGWVERTREEKGRMTHEVHIRDRWIFEGGHSSTYPERVARADTFVWLDVPVGLRLFRVLKRSVLFYGKTRPDLADGCPERFDLQTIEFVRFIWRTRHSARARLLAIHQNPPPHLRVFRLRTKVEFDAFLQTCSLSID, encoded by the coding sequence ATGAAACGCGTCATGATCGTCGGTGGTCCGGGCTCCGGGAAAAGCACGCTTGCGCGCCGCCTGGGTGACCTGACTGGTCTGCCGGTCTTCCATATGGACAAGATCCACTGGCGCGCCGGGTGGGTGGAACGCACGCGCGAGGAAAAGGGGCGTATGACCCACGAGGTGCATATCCGGGACCGCTGGATCTTTGAAGGCGGGCATTCCAGCACCTATCCGGAAAGGGTCGCCCGGGCGGACACGTTCGTCTGGCTCGATGTTCCCGTCGGCCTGCGCCTGTTCAGGGTGCTCAAGCGATCCGTCCTGTTCTATGGCAAGACGCGGCCTGATCTGGCCGATGGCTGTCCCGAGCGGTTTGACCTGCAAACGATCGAATTTGTCAGGTTCATCTGGCGCACGCGGCATTCGGCACGCGCCAGGCTGCTTGCGATCCATCAGAACCCGCCGCCGCATCTTCGGGTGTTCCGACTGAGAACCAAGGTTGAATTCGACGCGTTTTTGCAAACATGTTCCCTCAGCATCGACTGA
- a CDS encoding thiamine phosphate synthase codes for MKLDPFYPIVDSSAWVARLVPLGVKLLQLRIKDAGDQNNLRQEIIAARTVCEKHGCQLIVNDYWQLAIEEACDFIHLGQEDLAGADLDAIRRAGLRLGVSTHDGDELETALSADPDYIALGPVFPTSSKSLKWEPQGVAKVTGWKRQFGGLPLVAIGGITLERAGEVLQSGADSIAVISDVTRNPDPEQRTRDWIGQTRR; via the coding sequence ATGAAACTTGATCCGTTCTACCCGATCGTCGACAGCTCGGCCTGGGTTGCGCGCCTCGTGCCCCTTGGCGTGAAGCTGCTGCAATTGCGGATCAAGGATGCCGGGGACCAAAACAATCTGCGGCAGGAAATTATTGCAGCGAGGACGGTCTGTGAAAAACATGGCTGCCAGTTGATCGTGAACGATTATTGGCAGCTGGCGATCGAAGAGGCCTGTGATTTCATTCATCTCGGTCAGGAAGACCTGGCGGGCGCGGATCTGGACGCCATCCGCCGTGCGGGTCTCCGTCTGGGTGTCTCCACACACGACGGGGACGAACTCGAGACAGCGCTGTCCGCTGACCCGGATTACATCGCTCTTGGTCCCGTGTTTCCGACCAGTTCCAAATCTCTCAAGTGGGAACCACAGGGTGTTGCAAAGGTCACAGGCTGGAAGCGGCAGTTCGGCGGTCTGCCGCTCGTGGCGATTGGCGGCATCACTCTCGAAAGGGCCGGGGAGGTTCTGCAAAGCGGCGCTGACAGCATTGCCGTCATAAGCGACGTGACGCGCAACCCGGACCCGGAGCAGCGCACGCGGGACTGGATCGGGCAAACGCGCCGATAG
- a CDS encoding LysR family transcriptional regulator, with protein MNWDDIRIFLSIARTGQILAAAKRLGVNHATVARRLTSLEESLGTRLFDRSTSGCLLTEAGSRFFERAERMEAEAVAAEADLGGDTPEIAGTVRIGAPDGFGVAYLAPRLGKLTARHPGLTVQLVPVARSFSLSRREADIAVTIDRPETGRLVAGKLVDYALGLYASKFYLSQRGTPASASDLGAHDLIGYVEDLLYSPQLNYGAEFSKDWTARFEIASALGQTEAVRGGAGIGILHDFIAREDPDLVSVLPAMKLRRAYWMVTHESSRPLRHVAAVQDFLRDQVARDRVLF; from the coding sequence ATGAACTGGGATGACATCAGAATATTCCTGTCGATTGCCCGCACCGGGCAGATCCTGGCCGCGGCCAAGCGCCTTGGCGTAAACCACGCAACCGTCGCAAGACGCCTCACTTCCCTCGAAGAAAGCCTGGGAACCAGACTGTTTGACCGGTCGACGTCCGGGTGCCTCCTGACCGAGGCAGGCAGCCGTTTTTTCGAGCGTGCAGAACGGATGGAAGCGGAAGCGGTTGCCGCAGAGGCGGATCTTGGCGGTGATACGCCGGAAATCGCCGGCACCGTCCGCATCGGTGCTCCGGACGGTTTCGGCGTTGCCTATCTCGCCCCCAGGCTCGGAAAACTGACCGCGAGACATCCGGGCCTGACCGTGCAGCTCGTTCCGGTGGCACGCTCCTTTTCCCTGTCACGCCGCGAGGCGGATATCGCCGTCACGATCGACCGGCCCGAAACCGGCCGCCTGGTCGCGGGCAAGCTGGTTGATTATGCCCTCGGTCTCTATGCCTCGAAATTCTACCTGAGCCAACGCGGCACGCCCGCCTCGGCAAGCGACCTTGGCGCGCACGATCTTATCGGCTACGTGGAAGATCTCCTTTACTCACCGCAGCTGAACTACGGGGCTGAATTCAGCAAGGACTGGACGGCGCGCTTCGAAATTGCGTCCGCGCTCGGACAGACGGAGGCCGTCAGGGGCGGTGCCGGTATCGGCATCCTGCACGACTTTATCGCGCGCGAAGACCCGGATCTCGTTTCGGTTCTTCCCGCCATGAAATTGCGCCGCGCCTACTGGATGGTCACGCATGAAAGTTCCCGTCCGCTTCGCCACGTCGCCGCCGTCCAGGATTTCCTGCGCGATCAGGTCGCGCGCGACAGGGTGCTCTTCTGA
- a CDS encoding CoA-acylating methylmalonate-semialdehyde dehydrogenase, producing MQKIGHFIDGRHVEGTSGRYTDVYNPATGAVQAQVALASQAEIDAAVANAAEAQLGWAATNPQRRARVMMKFVDLLNRDMDKLAEALSREHGKTLPDAKGDIIRGLEVAEFCIGAPHLLKGEYTEGAGPGIDMYSMRQPLGVVAGITPFNFPAMIPMWKFCPAISCGNSFILKPSERDPSVPIMLAELMIEAGLPAGVLNVVNGDKSAVDAICDDETIQAVGFVGSTPIAQYVYSRATANGKRAQCFGGAKNHMIIMPDADLDQAADALVGAGYGAAGERCMAVSVAVPVGETTANALIEKLAPKVEALKIGPYTAGDDVDFGPLVTKEALGRVRGLVDQGVKEGANLVVDGRDFSMQGYENGFFMGGCLFDNVTKEMDIYKTEIFGPVLSVVRAESYEEALDLPLSHEYGNGTAIFTRDGDTARDFASRINIGMVGINVPIPVPLAYHTFGGWKKSGFGDLNQHGPDGFKFYTRTKTVTSRWPSGLKDGAEFVIPTMK from the coding sequence ATGCAGAAAATCGGTCACTTTATCGACGGCAGGCATGTCGAGGGGACGTCTGGCCGGTATACCGACGTCTACAATCCGGCCACCGGCGCAGTTCAGGCGCAGGTCGCGCTCGCAAGCCAGGCGGAGATCGACGCCGCTGTCGCCAACGCCGCTGAAGCGCAGCTTGGCTGGGCCGCCACCAACCCGCAGCGCCGCGCCCGCGTCATGATGAAGTTTGTCGACCTCCTGAACCGGGATATGGACAAGCTGGCCGAAGCGCTGTCGCGCGAGCACGGCAAGACGCTTCCCGACGCCAAGGGCGACATCATTCGCGGCCTGGAAGTGGCCGAATTCTGCATCGGCGCGCCGCATCTGCTGAAAGGTGAGTACACCGAAGGGGCAGGACCGGGCATCGACATGTATTCCATGCGCCAGCCCCTGGGTGTCGTTGCCGGCATCACGCCGTTCAACTTCCCGGCCATGATCCCGATGTGGAAGTTCTGCCCGGCGATTTCCTGCGGCAATTCCTTCATCCTGAAGCCGTCGGAACGGGACCCTTCCGTGCCGATCATGCTTGCCGAGCTCATGATCGAAGCCGGTCTGCCGGCCGGTGTGCTGAACGTGGTCAATGGTGACAAGAGCGCGGTTGACGCGATCTGCGACGACGAGACTATCCAGGCCGTCGGTTTTGTCGGTTCGACTCCGATCGCGCAGTATGTCTACTCCCGGGCAACGGCAAACGGAAAGCGCGCCCAGTGTTTCGGCGGCGCCAAGAACCACATGATCATCATGCCGGATGCCGATCTGGATCAGGCGGCCGACGCGCTCGTCGGTGCCGGTTACGGCGCGGCCGGGGAACGCTGCATGGCCGTTTCCGTGGCGGTTCCCGTCGGCGAGACCACTGCCAACGCACTGATCGAGAAACTGGCGCCGAAGGTCGAAGCCCTGAAGATCGGTCCCTACACGGCAGGTGACGATGTCGACTTCGGTCCGCTTGTGACCAAGGAAGCACTTGGCCGCGTGCGCGGTCTTGTCGACCAGGGCGTCAAGGAAGGCGCGAACCTTGTCGTGGACGGCCGCGATTTCTCAATGCAAGGCTATGAGAACGGGTTCTTCATGGGCGGCTGTTTGTTCGACAACGTGACCAAGGAAATGGACATCTACAAGACCGAGATATTCGGTCCGGTTCTGTCCGTCGTCCGCGCCGAAAGCTACGAGGAAGCCCTCGATCTGCCGCTCAGCCACGAATACGGCAACGGCACCGCCATCTTCACCCGTGACGGTGATACGGCACGCGATTTCGCGTCCCGCATCAATATCGGCATGGTCGGCATTAACGTGCCGATCCCCGTGCCGCTCGCCTATCACACGTTCGGCGGCTGGAAGAAGTCCGGCTTCGGTGATCTGAACCAGCACGGTCCCGACGGGTTCAAGTTCTACACCCGCACCAAGACCGTGACTTCCCGCTGGCCGTCCGGTCTGAAGGACGGCGCGGAGTTTGTCATTCCGACGATGAAGTAA
- the cydD gene encoding thiol reductant ABC exporter subunit CydD, with the protein MGRNAENAPEIGDPDDSDGKMLNRAGLVQALADLLWVPQAGFLAWSLGAVLSQSAGSGAEDTQAHLTPVLLTAAAAVVLIAFARVFLQYHAQNRARCAARLIQERARSALLQAAAGRSPSESFPSSGAFAAHVVDQVDLLGPYYRNFMPQYMRLKLVPIGIVLVAAWFSWLAALILLVCGPVIPVFMALIGSRAKAASEDQQEELTRLSGMLLDRIKGLETLTVFGALDRTRADIHVAGERFRLGTMKVLKVAFLSSTVLELFSALGIAFSAVYVGFTLLGDLDIGTWGTPLGYAGGLFVLLLAPEFFAPLRAFSAAYHDRAAGIAASRKLSALLRDMQTGSRDRLTESGSITESNAGQGAWCLAEPPAIVVTNLSIMLSGRQVFERFSLKVAPGETLLLTGRSGSGKSTLLDCVLGFRTPDTGQVLLNGTDVHLMAEDLRANVMWLGQAPRLFHGSLKSNLLKGHLRADAISPDEIWQALHLAGAAELVERLPQGLSTRIGEDGFGLSVGEIRRIALARAAMREDAALLIADEPTAGLDADTAADVVKGLEQLAKGRTTLVASHDAAVLNLPGSVLDLGRLEAHALEPAT; encoded by the coding sequence TTGGGAAGAAACGCGGAAAACGCTCCTGAGATTGGAGATCCGGACGATTCCGACGGGAAGATGCTGAACCGGGCAGGGTTGGTTCAGGCTCTCGCGGATCTCCTGTGGGTGCCGCAGGCCGGGTTCCTTGCCTGGTCGCTGGGAGCGGTGCTGTCTCAATCGGCCGGTTCCGGGGCGGAGGATACGCAAGCCCATCTGACACCTGTCCTTTTGACTGCGGCAGCTGCGGTTGTCCTGATCGCCTTTGCGCGCGTTTTTCTTCAATACCATGCTCAGAACAGGGCGCGGTGTGCAGCACGGCTGATACAGGAAAGAGCCAGGTCGGCATTGCTGCAGGCCGCTGCAGGGCGTTCGCCATCTGAGAGCTTTCCCTCATCCGGGGCCTTTGCCGCGCATGTCGTCGATCAGGTGGATCTGCTGGGTCCCTATTACCGGAACTTCATGCCTCAATACATGCGGCTCAAACTGGTACCGATCGGCATCGTTCTGGTCGCGGCATGGTTCAGCTGGCTCGCAGCCTTGATCCTGCTTGTCTGCGGTCCCGTGATCCCGGTTTTCATGGCGCTGATCGGATCCCGGGCAAAGGCCGCGAGCGAGGACCAGCAGGAGGAGTTGACGCGTCTCAGCGGTATGCTGCTCGACCGGATCAAGGGATTGGAGACCCTGACGGTGTTCGGTGCGCTCGACCGCACAAGGGCGGATATTCACGTCGCAGGTGAACGTTTCAGGCTCGGCACGATGAAGGTCCTGAAGGTGGCCTTCCTGTCGTCGACTGTCCTGGAACTTTTTTCTGCGCTCGGCATTGCCTTTTCGGCGGTTTATGTGGGGTTCACGCTGTTGGGCGACCTGGATATCGGCACATGGGGCACACCGCTTGGCTATGCCGGTGGCCTGTTTGTTCTTCTGCTCGCGCCCGAGTTTTTTGCACCCTTGCGCGCCTTTTCCGCAGCCTATCACGACCGCGCAGCGGGCATCGCGGCATCTCGCAAGCTTTCGGCCCTTCTCCGGGACATGCAGACCGGAAGCCGGGACAGATTGACGGAAAGCGGCAGCATTACCGAAAGCAACGCTGGGCAGGGTGCCTGGTGCCTCGCCGAGCCGCCGGCGATTGTGGTCACAAACCTGTCGATCATGCTGTCTGGTAGACAGGTTTTTGAACGGTTCTCATTGAAGGTGGCTCCGGGAGAGACCCTTTTGCTCACCGGCAGAAGCGGAAGTGGAAAGTCCACACTCCTCGATTGCGTGCTTGGTTTCCGGACGCCGGATACCGGACAGGTGCTGCTGAACGGGACCGATGTGCACTTGATGGCGGAAGATCTTCGGGCGAACGTCATGTGGCTGGGTCAGGCACCCAGACTGTTTCACGGCAGTCTCAAGTCCAATCTCCTGAAAGGGCATCTGCGCGCCGACGCCATTTCTCCGGATGAGATCTGGCAGGCGCTGCACCTTGCGGGCGCCGCAGAACTCGTCGAGCGCCTGCCGCAGGGACTTTCCACCCGGATCGGCGAAGATGGTTTCGGTCTGTCCGTCGGCGAGATACGCCGGATCGCATTGGCTCGTGCGGCCATGCGCGAAGACGCTGCCCTGCTGATCGCCGACGAACCGACGGCCGGTCTTGATGCTGACACGGCGGCCGATGTCGTGAAGGGGCTGGAACAACTGGCGAAGGGCAGGACAACTCTTGTCGCCTCGCACGATGCTGCCGTCCTGAATTTGCCGGGCAGTGTGCTGGATCTGGGCAGGCTTGAGGCGCACGCACTGGAGCCGGCGACATGA
- the cydC gene encoding thiol reductant ABC exporter subunit CydC, producing the protein MTAIWQIVKRQRSFDRLHFWLGILVALLPAVAGILLLGVSGWFITAAAIAGLSGAFLNIFAPSAIIRALAIIRTAGRYGERLLTHDATFRFLGDLRDRLFALCSDKARDGGRSGLLLNRLTADIAALDAIYLRLVVPAALALTIFACLLLFWFSVSIPVFLAGFVFVLAWILLILRSLARPDKTSARRADAASEAMRLRAADLAAGRRDLAIYGGLDVAAEDVAHAGRRLEQAEDRLERRAAATSAVSNLIGQMFLAAMLLACAFGVAGGTIGLAFAVGLVLVVTALPDIIAMLLAGLENLPRTSLAARRTVAAGEASSGSNKTRPDPSEPEELPAGTARVLRFESVSFTYEGAAKDVLDAVSFDIGPGEIVAIAGRSGCGKSTIAALTARLVRARSGRVLLNERPVEDYPEDALRRSITVVSQRPYLFNDTLAANLRLANPQASEADLWQALEQAALSERIATGKEGLSAVLGEGGLGLSGGEQRRLALARAFLTWPQLFVLDEMTEGLDDGTAGDVLDRFLEYRGSSAVLMIAHKKRELEAADRVIYL; encoded by the coding sequence ATGACGGCGATATGGCAAATCGTTAAGCGCCAGCGGTCCTTTGATCGTCTTCACTTCTGGCTCGGCATCCTGGTGGCCCTGTTGCCCGCCGTTGCCGGGATCCTCCTGCTCGGTGTCTCCGGCTGGTTCATCACTGCTGCGGCGATTGCCGGTCTGAGTGGGGCGTTCCTTAATATCTTCGCACCGAGCGCCATCATCCGCGCTCTGGCCATCATCCGGACCGCGGGACGCTACGGCGAACGTTTGCTCACGCATGATGCGACCTTTCGCTTCCTTGGGGATCTTCGCGACCGGCTGTTCGCACTATGCTCGGACAAGGCGCGCGACGGGGGCCGGTCCGGCCTGTTGCTGAACCGATTGACCGCTGACATTGCCGCACTCGATGCCATCTACCTGCGTCTCGTCGTGCCCGCTGCCCTGGCGCTGACCATTTTCGCGTGTCTTCTCCTGTTCTGGTTCAGCGTCTCGATACCCGTATTCCTGGCTGGCTTCGTGTTTGTCCTGGCGTGGATCTTGCTGATCCTCCGGTCGCTTGCCCGCCCGGACAAGACCTCCGCGCGCCGCGCGGACGCCGCGTCCGAGGCAATGCGGCTTCGGGCGGCGGATCTGGCGGCGGGGCGCCGCGATCTTGCCATCTACGGCGGCCTCGACGTCGCGGCCGAAGACGTCGCCCACGCCGGGCGCCGGCTAGAGCAGGCCGAGGACCGTCTCGAAAGACGGGCTGCCGCGACATCTGCCGTCTCGAACCTTATCGGACAGATGTTTCTGGCGGCGATGCTGCTGGCGTGCGCCTTCGGTGTCGCAGGCGGGACCATCGGCTTGGCCTTTGCCGTGGGCCTCGTGCTCGTCGTGACCGCGCTTCCGGACATCATTGCGATGCTGCTTGCCGGACTTGAAAATCTGCCCCGGACGTCACTGGCCGCCCGGCGCACGGTCGCGGCAGGTGAGGCCTCTTCCGGCAGCAACAAGACACGCCCGGACCCTTCAGAACCGGAAGAGCTGCCTGCGGGCACCGCCCGCGTCCTGCGGTTTGAATCGGTTTCGTTCACCTATGAAGGGGCCGCCAAAGATGTGTTGGACGCAGTGTCCTTCGACATCGGCCCTGGAGAGATCGTTGCCATTGCCGGGCGCAGCGGCTGCGGCAAGAGCACGATTGCCGCGCTCACGGCCCGGTTAGTCCGTGCCCGGAGCGGCCGGGTCCTGCTCAACGAGCGTCCGGTTGAAGACTATCCGGAAGACGCGCTTCGCAGGTCGATCACGGTCGTCAGTCAGCGTCCTTACCTCTTCAATGACACGCTCGCTGCAAATCTGCGCCTGGCCAATCCGCAGGCAAGCGAGGCGGATCTCTGGCAGGCGCTGGAGCAGGCAGCGCTCTCCGAACGCATTGCAACGGGCAAGGAAGGACTGTCAGCCGTTCTCGGAGAAGGCGGGCTGGGATTGTCCGGAGGAGAGCAGCGACGACTAGCGCTCGCACGCGCATTTCTCACGTGGCCCCAGCTTTTCGTGCTCGATGAAATGACCGAGGGGCTCGATGACGGGACTGCCGGAGATGTTCTCGACAGGTTCCTGGAATACAGGGGTTCATCGGCTGTCCTGATGATTGCCCACAAGAAGCGGGAACTGGAAGCCGCCGATCGTGTGATATACCTGTAA
- a CDS encoding cytochrome ubiquinol oxidase subunit I: MELSVVDLSRLQFAMTALYHFLFVPLTIGLSILLATMETVYVMTGREIWKRMVKFWGTLFGINFVLGVATGLTMEFQFGMNWAYFSQYVGDVFGAPLAIEGLMAFFLEATFVGLFFFGWDKLTKRQHLAATWALALGTNFSALWILIANGWMQNPVGAIFNPDTMRMEVSSFFDVLFNPVAQAKFVHTVSAGYVTAALFMLGISAWYMLQGRHLQIAKRSMAIASAFGFASALSVVVLGDESGYEANLNQKMKLATIEAMWETEPAPAAFNVVAWPDMEKRENIFAIEVPYVMGLIATRSLDTVIPGINELVDRSKDRIRQGAIAWDALQKIRENPETVSEEVRETFSYNASSLGYAYLLLPYTDNPMEATTEQIEEAAWSTVPNVWPMFYAFRIMVACGFFFILLTTVFFYFSSKGKLDLLREKHRWLLHVAVWSIPLPWIACEMGWFVAEYGRQPWIIESMLPTSAAVSSLSVAEVLLTLAGFVILYSTLLVIEIALMIKYIRIGPDDGEPAGTAPPPASAQPVSGAAPVPAE, encoded by the coding sequence ATGGAACTGAGTGTCGTCGATCTGTCCCGGCTGCAATTTGCCATGACAGCGCTTTATCACTTCCTGTTTGTGCCTTTGACCATCGGGTTGTCCATTCTTCTTGCGACCATGGAGACGGTCTACGTCATGACCGGCCGCGAGATCTGGAAACGCATGGTCAAGTTCTGGGGGACGCTGTTCGGGATCAATTTTGTCCTCGGCGTCGCCACCGGCCTTACGATGGAATTCCAGTTCGGCATGAACTGGGCCTATTTCAGCCAGTATGTCGGCGATGTCTTCGGCGCGCCGCTGGCCATCGAAGGTCTGATGGCCTTCTTCCTCGAAGCCACGTTTGTCGGCCTGTTCTTCTTCGGTTGGGACAAGCTCACCAAGCGCCAGCACCTGGCAGCGACCTGGGCGCTCGCGCTCGGAACCAATTTCTCCGCGCTCTGGATCCTGATCGCCAACGGCTGGATGCAGAACCCGGTCGGGGCCATATTCAATCCGGACACCATGCGTATGGAGGTCAGCAGTTTCTTCGACGTGCTGTTCAACCCGGTTGCGCAGGCCAAATTCGTGCACACGGTTTCGGCCGGCTATGTCACGGCCGCGCTCTTCATGCTGGGTATTTCCGCCTGGTACATGCTTCAGGGCAGGCATCTCCAGATCGCCAAGCGGTCCATGGCGATCGCATCCGCATTCGGGTTTGCCTCGGCGCTGTCCGTTGTCGTCCTCGGTGATGAAAGCGGCTACGAGGCCAATCTGAACCAGAAGATGAAACTCGCGACGATCGAAGCCATGTGGGAGACCGAACCGGCGCCCGCCGCCTTTAACGTCGTCGCCTGGCCGGACATGGAAAAACGGGAGAACATCTTCGCGATCGAGGTACCCTATGTCATGGGACTGATCGCGACCCGGTCGCTGGATACCGTGATCCCCGGCATCAATGAACTCGTGGACCGTTCCAAGGACCGCATCCGTCAGGGTGCCATTGCCTGGGATGCCCTGCAGAAGATCCGGGAGAACCCGGAGACGGTGTCGGAAGAGGTTCGCGAAACATTCAGCTACAATGCCAGCTCGCTCGGCTATGCCTACCTGCTGCTGCCCTATACGGACAATCCGATGGAGGCGACGACGGAACAGATCGAGGAGGCTGCTTGGTCGACCGTGCCGAACGTCTGGCCGATGTTCTACGCCTTCCGGATCATGGTGGCATGCGGCTTCTTCTTCATCCTGCTAACCACAGTGTTCTTCTATTTTTCCTCAAAGGGGAAACTGGATCTACTGCGCGAAAAGCACCGGTGGCTGCTTCATGTCGCCGTGTGGTCGATCCCGCTGCCGTGGATCGCCTGCGAGATGGGATGGTTCGTCGCCGAGTACGGCCGCCAGCCGTGGATCATTGAAAGTATGCTTCCGACCTCCGCCGCAGTCTCCAGCCTGTCGGTCGCCGAAGTCCTGCTGACACTGGCAGGCTTCGTGATCCTTTACAGCACGCTGCTGGTGATCGAGATCGCCCTGATGATCAAGTATATCCGGATCGGTCCGGACGACGGCGAACCGGCCGGGACCGCACCGCCGCCTGCGAGTGCGCAGCCGGTTTCCGGCGCAGCCCCTGTTCCTGCGGAGTAA